From Cyclobacteriaceae bacterium, a single genomic window includes:
- a CDS encoding helix-turn-helix transcriptional regulator, translated as MNRIKEVIEKKGVTQIWLAEKLGKSYNMINGYVQNRRQPSIEDLYRIAEILNVNAKDLLAEK; from the coding sequence ATGAATAGGATAAAAGAAGTCATTGAAAAAAAAGGTGTTACACAAATTTGGCTTGCTGAAAAGTTGGGGAAAAGTTATAACATGATCAATGGTTACGTTCAGAATAGGCGACAGCCAAGTATAGAAGATTTATATCGAATTGCCGAAATTTTAAATGTAAATGCAAAAGACTTGTTAGCTGAAAAATGA
- a CDS encoding DEAD/DEAH box helicase family protein produces MTRHLSESDTRAKYIDPKLSQAGWGEDLIIREYYFTDGRKLLGDKRGKRLFVDYVLRFNGCNLAIIEAKRTDKHPTEGLQQVIEYAEKLKVNTVYSSNGEKIYQFDLRDGKGKYVNDFLSPESLYEYNFQEQNDLKKRLLEIPFFLTGAFRPRYYQEIAVNKVMENLANGLDRILLTLATGTGKTFISFQIVHKLLEGKWNRDNESRRPKILFLADRNILADQAINTFNPYENDLIKINGEEVRKRNGEVPTNAYIFFAIYQAIADRENQDEENIGGYYRQYPKDFFDIVIIDECHRGSANDEGSWRQILDHFQPAVHLGLTATPKREDNVDTYKYFGKPIYEYSLKDGISDGFLTPYKVKRITTNIDEYIHTNDNQIIKGAVTKGRYEISDFERIITIDERTDLIAKTILNHIQPMDKTIVFCVNQEHALTMRDKINNHKEVKDSKYCVRVTSNEGAIGIGYLEDFQNNDKDIPAILTSSQMLTTGVDARNVRNIVIVRTINSHVEFKQIIGRGTRLFEGKDFFTIIDFTGATNAFYDKEWDGLPEEEIETAEGNGESKQRMPYQKPKEFGNEANEPEEKLAIRLSNGISLKITNVDTRYIDENGKPLTVREFLEKLVGALPSLFKNEDQLRTAWANPETRAALLEKLGHLGFDKEQLEALRLMVASPEVDIFDVLAHISFSAGIKTRKERVMHVKGEQKILSIYSDLRARDFLEFVLDHYEKYGSEELSQDKLGDLVKLKLGTPKDAKFVFGNLKKLKDAYYMLQERIYKAS; encoded by the coding sequence ATGACCAGGCATTTATCAGAATCAGATACGCGCGCAAAATATATTGATCCCAAACTCAGTCAAGCTGGGTGGGGGGAAGATTTAATTATCCGTGAGTATTACTTTACTGATGGACGTAAGCTACTTGGCGATAAGAGGGGCAAACGATTATTTGTAGATTATGTGCTTAGATTCAATGGATGTAATCTTGCAATAATTGAAGCAAAGAGAACTGACAAACATCCAACAGAAGGGCTTCAACAGGTAATAGAATATGCAGAGAAGCTGAAAGTAAATACTGTCTACTCCAGTAATGGCGAAAAAATTTACCAATTCGACTTAAGAGATGGAAAAGGAAAGTATGTCAATGATTTTCTCTCTCCAGAATCTCTATATGAGTATAATTTTCAAGAGCAAAATGATCTAAAAAAACGCCTCTTAGAAATTCCATTTTTTTTAACGGGAGCTTTTCGGCCAAGGTACTATCAAGAAATCGCTGTAAATAAAGTTATGGAAAATTTGGCTAATGGTCTTGATAGAATACTCCTAACCTTAGCAACTGGAACCGGAAAAACATTTATTTCCTTTCAAATAGTTCATAAGCTCCTTGAAGGAAAGTGGAATAGAGATAATGAAAGTAGGAGACCCAAGATTCTTTTTCTAGCGGATAGAAATATTTTGGCTGATCAAGCTATCAATACATTCAATCCATATGAGAATGATTTAATAAAGATCAATGGTGAAGAAGTGAGAAAGAGAAATGGCGAGGTGCCTACAAACGCATATATATTCTTTGCAATTTACCAGGCTATTGCAGATCGTGAAAATCAAGATGAAGAAAACATCGGTGGGTACTATAGACAATATCCAAAGGACTTTTTTGATATCGTCATAATTGATGAGTGCCATAGAGGAAGTGCCAACGATGAAGGCTCGTGGAGACAAATACTAGATCATTTTCAGCCTGCGGTTCATCTTGGGCTAACGGCCACCCCAAAACGGGAGGACAATGTTGATACTTACAAATATTTTGGTAAGCCGATTTATGAATATTCACTAAAGGATGGAATCTCAGATGGCTTCCTTACTCCATATAAAGTGAAGCGAATAACTACAAATATTGACGAATACATTCACACGAACGACAATCAAATCATTAAGGGAGCTGTGACTAAGGGTAGATATGAGATAAGTGACTTTGAACGTATCATAACAATAGACGAAAGAACTGATCTAATTGCAAAAACTATTCTTAATCACATTCAGCCAATGGACAAGACTATTGTCTTTTGTGTGAATCAGGAACACGCACTTACGATGCGAGATAAAATCAATAATCATAAGGAGGTTAAAGATTCCAAATATTGCGTTCGAGTTACCTCCAACGAAGGTGCAATAGGCATTGGATATCTTGAGGATTTCCAGAATAACGATAAAGACATTCCTGCTATTTTAACTTCGTCCCAAATGCTTACAACTGGGGTTGATGCAAGAAACGTTAGGAACATTGTAATTGTAAGGACGATCAATTCTCACGTAGAATTTAAGCAAATTATCGGTCGTGGAACCAGACTTTTTGAAGGCAAAGACTTCTTCACTATAATTGATTTTACTGGGGCTACCAATGCGTTTTATGACAAGGAATGGGATGGACTTCCAGAAGAAGAAATAGAAACCGCTGAAGGGAATGGCGAAAGTAAACAACGAATGCCTTATCAAAAGCCTAAAGAGTTTGGCAATGAAGCCAATGAACCTGAGGAAAAATTAGCTATCAGGTTAAGCAATGGCATTAGTTTGAAAATTACAAACGTGGATACGCGTTACATTGATGAGAATGGGAAACCATTAACAGTTCGCGAATTTTTAGAAAAGCTTGTGGGAGCTTTGCCTTCTCTTTTTAAAAATGAAGATCAGTTGCGCACAGCATGGGCGAATCCGGAAACAAGAGCAGCTTTACTTGAAAAATTAGGTCATCTAGGTTTTGACAAGGAACAACTTGAAGCACTTAGACTTATGGTAGCTTCGCCAGAAGTAGACATATTTGATGTACTAGCGCATATTTCATTTAGTGCTGGAATTAAAACTCGAAAGGAGAGAGTGATGCATGTAAAAGGTGAGCAAAAAATTCTTTCAATTTATTCCGACTTAAGAGCTAGGGATTTTTTGGAATTTGTACTTGATCACTACGAAAAGTATGGATCAGAAGAGTTGTCTCAGGACAAGTTAGGGGATTTAGTAAAGCTGAAATTAGGAACTCCTAAAGACGCAAAATTTGTATTTGGAAATTTAAAGAAACTGAAAGATGCATACTACATGCTTCAAGAACGAATTTACAAAGCAAGCTAG